From the genome of Chroicocephalus ridibundus chromosome 1, bChrRid1.1, whole genome shotgun sequence, one region includes:
- the MOV10L1 gene encoding RNA helicase Mov10l1 has protein sequence MIDDMIIFTKDAVTKNMLLSVGQEVTATVEEDKTSGGLKAIRVNAIQNTWEDSSATCGASELNMKVLIGNITSLSKDGGYINENTFFAMEDVCEGFTPCEGDWVEAKYFINSTTWNSEAVAVKPLRYKRVDKVRISSICGRSGTVDDSIFFTLDSLRLPDGYSPCRHDLVNTIVVESNQSCYIWRALCLVPVSQNGKSHSNGVNLDEPYEDLMRDKGGLEISRMTNFGTLKQGESKRMIIWMENKGSVPQSLIICRLAGWVKNKQFSFQIPQRCENSPEAYLSFFSINQENFSKAAINSYNDSGETTYESLSNASIMKNRVIPEGINSQDRNLPGTKENFSLAKDENLHNGENEQREDVDQSIKHINITGGIVIPPGGKTFIVITCTAVNPGYSKELLLLGFSDFTVGRYIEATVTNEEEFIIAPVEPFSPRKPKIIPEPQPRKTTVVAPKYRRNHRRQLPSFLPHYTIPDELRKCVEQKLDILTFQPLLAEHLNLDNYKANFSTLLWLEEIHAEMDIKDFNMSGVTLKRNGNFLVLEVPGVEDGRPHLVAGDKVILRSQVYSDHIIEYVACITEICNENVTLKCNTDFEQAYNLEPMDVEFVHCRITSRRCQLALEQATYLGEKVLFPERLVLQSPQAIKTQNTTDYCVVDDGLEQCAQQEQEFGETVTIKQRAGDFFNPMLNEQQKLAVKRILSGECRPTPYVLFGPPGTGKTVTVIEAILQIHYTLPDSRILVCAPSNAATDLICLRLHQSNLLKPGAMVRVNATFRSPEQIDDMVRPYCKDGDDIWKASWFRIIITTCSSAGMFYQTEIRLGHFTHVILDEAGQASEPESLIPIGLISEANGQIVLVGDPKQLGPVIKSKIALTFGLSMSLLERLTSRDVYLRDEDAFSACGAYNPLLITKLVKNYRSHSALLALPSKLFYHKELEVCANTSVVTSLLHWRKLPRKGFPLIFHGIRGSETREGQCHSWFNPTEAVQVMQYCCHLAKNENALVSGTDIGVITPYRKQVEKIRFLLRSIDLADIKVGTVEEFQGQEYMVIILSTVRSHEGLFGDDKYCLGFLSNPKRFNVAITRAKALLIVVGNPHVLVKDPCFCALLEYSLTNRVYIGCDLPPELECLQK, from the exons ATGATAGATGACATGATAATCTTCACAAAGGATGCTGTGACAAAAAATATGCTGCTGTCTGTTGGACAGGAAGTTACTGCCACTGTTGAAGAGGATAAAACATCGGGTGGCCTGAAGGCCATCAGG GTAAACGCCATCCAGAATACATGGGAAGACTCCAGTGCTACTTGTGGTGCTTCTGAACTAAATATGAAAGTATTAATTGGCAATATTACCTCTCTCTCTAAGGATGGTGGCTATATTAATGAGAATACTTTTTTTGCAATGGAAGATGTCTGTGAAG GTTTCACACCTTGTGAAGGTGACTGGGTGGAAGCGAAATATTTTATTAACTCGACAACATGGAACAGTGAAGCGGTTGCTGTAAAACCTTTGAGATATAAGCGAGTAGACAAG GTTCGCATTTCCAGCATCTGTGGAAGAAGCGGTACAGTAGATGACAGTATATTTTTCACTTTGGATTCATTGAGACTTCCTGATGGCTATTCACCTTGTAGACATGATCTAGTGAACACGATTGTGGTGGAGAGCAATCAGTCGTGTTATATTTGGAGAGCTCTCTGCTTGGTGCCAGTCAGCCAGAACGG aaaatctcACTCTAATGGAGTCAATCTGGATGAGCCTTATGAAGACTTAATGAGAGACAAAGGAGGATTGGAAATATCAAGAATGACTAACTTTGGAACTCTGAAGCAGGGGGAATCTAAAAGAATGATCATTTGGATGGA GAATAAAGGGAGTGTACCACAATCCTTAATCATCTGCAGATTAGCTGGATGGGTGAAAAACAAGCAATTCAGTTTTCAGATTCCTCAAAGATGTGAGAACAGTCCAGAAGCatatctgtcatttttttcaataaatcaaGAAAACTTCTCAAAAGCTGCAATTAATTCATATAACGACAGTGGAGAAACAACATATGAGTCATTGAGTAATGCATCCATTATGAAGAATAGAGTCATTCCAG AAGGAATTAATTCCCAGGATAGAAATTTACCAGggacaaaagaaaacttttccttgGCGAAAGATGAAAATCTACATAATGGAGAAAATGAGCAAAGAGAAGATGTGGATCAATCAATAAAGCACATCAATATTACTGGAGGAATTGTCATACCACCGGGTGGAAAAACGTTCATAGTGATTACTTGCACAGCTGT AAATCCTGGGTACAGTAAAGAACTCCTGTTGCTTGGTTTTTCTGATTTTACTGTCGGACGCTATATTGAAGCCACTGTAACAAATGAAGAAGAATTCATAATAGCACCTGTGGAGCCATTTTCTCCAAGAAAGCCTAAAATTATTCCAGAACCTCAGCCAAGGAAGACAACAGTCGTTGCCCCTAAATACAGAAG aaatcacAGAAGGCAGTTGCCAAGCTTTCTCCCGCATTATACCATACCAGATGAGTTAAGGAAATGCGTGGAGCAGAAGTTAGACATACTGACCTTTCAGCCTCTCCTAGCAGAG catctTAATCTGGATAATTATAAAGCAAACTTTTCTACTCTCTTGTGGCTTGAAGAAATCCATGCAGAAATGGACATAAAAGACTTCAACATGAGTGGGGTTACTTTGAAAAGGAATGGGAACTTCTTAGTGTTGGAAGTGCCAGGAGTGGAAGATGGCAGACCTCATTTGGTTGCAG GTGATAAGGTGATACTGAGAAGTCAGGTCTACTCTGACCATATAATAGAGTACGTTGCCTGTATTACTGAG ATATGTAATGAAAACGTTACTCTTAAATGTAACACAGACTTTGAACAGGCTTACAACTTGGAACCCATGGATGTGGAATTTGTTCATTGCAG GATTACTAGCAGGCGATGCCAGTTAGCACTTGAGCAAGCTACCTACCTGGGTGAAAAAG TGTTATTTCCGGAAAGGCTTGTCTTACAATCACCACAAGCTATCAAGACCCAGAATACTACTGACTACTGTGTTGTTGATGATGGCCTTGAACAATGTGCCCAGCAGGAACAGGAAT ttggtgaaactgtgacaaTCAAACAGAGAGCAGGTGATTTTTTCAATCCTATGCtgaatgagcaacagaaattGGCAGTGAAGAGGATACTGAGTGGTGAATGTCGTCCAACACCTTATGTTCTCTTTGGACCACCAGGAACTGGAAAAACAGTAACAGTAATTGAAGCTATTTTACAG ATACATTATACTCTACCAGACAGTCGAATTTTGGTTTGTGCACCATCAAATGCTGCAACAGATCTGATTTGCTTGCGGCTGCATCAAAGCAATCTATTAAAACCAGGAGCTATGGTCCGAGTTAATGCTACCTTCAGGTCTCCAGAG caaATTGATGACATGGTGAGGCCTTACTGCAAAGATGGCGATGATATTTGGAAAGCATCATGGTTCAGGATAATAATTACCACATGCAGCAGCGCAGGAATGTTTTATCAAACAGAAATACG GCTTGGACACTTCACTCATGTGATTCTGGATGAGGCAGGGCAAGCAAGTGAACCAGAAAGCCTGATTCCTATTGGGTTGATTTCAGAAGCTAATGGACAG ATAGTTCTTGTTGGAGATCCAAAGCAGTTAGGGCCAGTAATAAAATCTAAAATTGCACTGACTTTTGGATTAAGTATGTCCTTGCTGGAAAGACTGACATCAAGAGATGTGTATCTGAGAGATGAGGATGCTTTTAGTGCCTGTGGAGCATATAATCCTTTGTTG ATCACAAAACTCGTAAAGAACTACAGGTCACATTCTGCATTGCTTGCCTTGCCATCTAAATTGTTTTATCATAAGGAGCTAGAAGTTTGTGCAAACACTTCAGTAGTAACTTCTTTGTTGCATTGGAGAAAATTGCCCAGGAAGGGATTTCCATTAATCTTTCATGGAATAAGG GGCAGTGAAACACGTGAAGGTCAGTGTCATTCATGGTTTAATCCAACCGAAGCAGTTCAAGTAATGCAGTACTGTTGCCACCttgctaaaaatgaaaatgctttagtATCAGGGACTGATATTGGAGTGATTACACCATATCGTAAACAG gtagaaaaaattagatttcttCTGAGAAGTATTGATTTGGCAGACATCAAAGTTGGCACAGTGGAAGAGTTTCAAGGCCAGGAGTACATGGTTATCATCTTATCAACG